A window of Chloracidobacterium sp. N contains these coding sequences:
- a CDS encoding thiamine pyrophosphate-dependent dehydrogenase E1 component subunit alpha, which translates to MSSELVESPPATVPHPSLSREQQHEIYHYLKLTRLLEERLVNLYRQTKVVGGLYRSLGQEATAVGSAYAMDKAHNDMIAPLIRDLGAMLVMGATPRELLLQYMAKRDSPTRGRDLQIHYADLQRGFIGPISHLGDMLPVMCGIALGSRLRRESRVCLVYMGDGASSTGAFAEGMNFAAVQRLPVVVIVENNGYAYSTPTSRQMAVERIVDKAVGFGVRGERVDGNDVLAVYDVTRRAVEHARASGGVTLIEAVTFRMKGHAEHDDQRYVPKELLAAWAAKDPLQRYERYLLETGLATPDELEAITQRISRQLDDDVAFAEANPMPEPASALLDVYAS; encoded by the coding sequence ATGTCATCCGAACTTGTAGAGTCACCGCCGGCCACCGTACCGCACCCGTCCCTTTCACGGGAACAACAGCACGAAATTTACCACTACCTCAAGCTCACCCGGTTGCTCGAGGAGCGGCTCGTCAACCTGTACCGCCAGACGAAAGTCGTCGGCGGGCTGTACCGTTCGCTGGGGCAGGAAGCCACCGCTGTCGGGAGCGCCTACGCAATGGACAAGGCGCACAACGACATGATTGCCCCGCTCATTCGTGACCTTGGGGCGATGCTCGTCATGGGCGCGACGCCACGGGAACTGCTCCTGCAGTACATGGCCAAGCGCGACAGCCCCACCCGTGGGCGCGACCTGCAGATTCACTATGCCGATTTGCAGCGGGGCTTCATCGGTCCCATTTCCCACCTGGGCGACATGCTGCCGGTGATGTGCGGCATTGCGCTGGGCTCCCGTCTGCGGCGCGAATCGCGCGTCTGTCTGGTCTATATGGGCGATGGCGCTTCCTCGACCGGCGCGTTTGCCGAAGGCATGAACTTCGCCGCCGTGCAGCGGCTTCCTGTGGTCGTCATCGTCGAAAACAACGGCTACGCCTACTCGACGCCAACCAGCCGCCAGATGGCCGTCGAGCGCATCGTGGACAAAGCCGTGGGCTTTGGCGTCCGGGGCGAGCGGGTTGACGGGAACGATGTTCTCGCGGTGTACGATGTCACACGGCGCGCCGTCGAGCACGCCCGTGCCAGCGGCGGTGTCACGCTCATCGAGGCCGTCACTTTTCGGATGAAAGGCCACGCCGAGCACGACGACCAACGCTACGTGCCAAAAGAACTGCTGGCGGCGTGGGCCGCCAAAGACCCTCTGCAACGCTATGAGCGGTATCTGCTCGAAACCGGACTGGCGACGCCGGACGAACTGGAAGCCATCACGCAGCGGATTTCCCGGCAACTCGATGACGACGTAGCTTTTGCCGAAGCCAATCCCATGCCCGAACCGGCTTCGGCGCTGCTCGATGTCTATGCGTCCTGA
- a CDS encoding UvrD-helicase domain-containing protein, with translation MVVTLNPTTGLTDAQQAAIEVLDRPLVVTAGPGAGKTRVLTERFLHLLEQPGVGVENIVAITFTNKAANEMRERIRQRIEAQIVKHQGTGAELQWRQRKRQLEAAAIGTIHSFCSRLLHEFPLAAGVDPTFTTLDEYTAAVMLDQAAQQAVTGAIDQGDDLVAELVAAYGRATLVTELKQVFNQLRSLGIPLEEAERITTQNTLTLADYTTALESTRQQVAALKTAIDEEKRAKKTGKTLEAAEVFLAVWNREADGLQAAAPSVNGLPAFLAALARLREALPAARGNVGKAVKPLQESLGTRSQGGGQLEAIYFDVCAQAYQKVVFEVLRGMEFLYTKAKSESAALDFEDLQLRARKLLESADIRRRVQERYRHFLVDEFQDTNHLQRSIIDALGLDTLANTCTRGNRTFFFVGDRKQSIYAFRGAEVEVFDETIDSVTAKGGQHLRLEVNFRSDPRLVDFFNAVFSRIMAAPEGSQPAELRQSGFVAHEPGVAFRAALNTGQPAVVFLYTEMPKGDENPSPYDESLRDVEAERLARYVWELVEQQIPLVNTAQGTPRPPTYRDIAFLFGALTDVKTYERALRRAGVPCYVVAGHGFYGRPEVSDLLNLLAFLDNRADDIALAGILRSPLFGLSDETLLWLRWTAANASDQWVSLYSQLRREAEQKQAALASEQRALLEEAVEILEELLAVRNRLPLPDLIEQAIRRTGYDIVCAGAEDGPQRLSNLDKLVALARGFASRETHLLRDFVAYIREFRRLDAREAEAQLELGLDAVALLTIHKSKGLEFPVVVLPDLQRRWRQSAGKFVFERNSGLGFDVPDMLGRRRPTALKSMALERIERREQFERMRQLYVAMTRAQDALILSAAARPKTGNAEGSSVQSFLDWLSPWLLPKEDAGSAAPEAGSARTEVQLDAARILVLRDSAPVVAGDAAPIPHPEPSSREAFVVQAAADAGQREWARRELIRQLEDQLETVEPDPEAMVGRYHYSVAQLNSFAHCPRQYYFARFLDPLEDEAGPERRPVEDTERPEGQARLSPAIRGLIVHRLCEDLQPEDTDNRALRAALQRAVASLRAEGRLEGVMLDDEAILDDVWWLAKRYAESDFRKEIDAVQRQAREPSSGCEVWSERVFTIRCGAALVTGAMDKVLIMPHSGGQGVTAHIVDFKTNAFATRPGEPGFEAEKAEKVAWYRLQLQIYALALRELTPKVKEVRATLHFLAPDEKFELPANQAGKEAAAHAVNKVINELVAIRTFAETDFEAKPGARCQLCRYANVCADAIR, from the coding sequence ATGGTTGTCACACTCAATCCCACGACAGGCTTGACGGATGCCCAGCAGGCGGCCATCGAGGTCCTTGACCGCCCGCTGGTCGTCACGGCCGGACCGGGCGCCGGCAAGACGCGCGTGCTGACCGAGCGTTTCCTGCACCTGCTCGAACAGCCGGGTGTCGGCGTCGAAAACATCGTAGCCATTACCTTTACGAACAAGGCCGCGAACGAAATGCGCGAGCGCATCCGGCAGCGCATCGAGGCGCAGATTGTGAAGCACCAGGGGACAGGCGCCGAGCTTCAGTGGCGGCAACGCAAGCGCCAGCTCGAAGCCGCCGCCATCGGCACGATTCACAGCTTTTGTTCGCGGCTGCTGCACGAATTTCCGCTTGCCGCCGGAGTTGATCCGACCTTTACCACGCTCGATGAGTACACGGCCGCTGTCATGCTCGATCAGGCGGCACAGCAGGCCGTCACCGGCGCGATTGACCAAGGCGATGACCTGGTGGCGGAACTGGTGGCCGCTTACGGCCGGGCAACACTCGTCACCGAACTCAAGCAGGTATTCAACCAGCTCCGCAGCCTGGGCATTCCGCTGGAGGAAGCCGAGCGCATCACCACGCAGAACACCCTGACGCTGGCTGATTACACAACTGCCTTGGAGTCCACGAGGCAGCAAGTGGCGGCGCTGAAAACGGCCATTGACGAGGAAAAGCGCGCCAAAAAGACCGGCAAAACCCTGGAAGCAGCCGAGGTGTTTCTGGCGGTCTGGAACCGGGAAGCCGATGGGTTGCAGGCGGCGGCTCCGTCAGTGAACGGGTTGCCGGCGTTTCTGGCGGCGCTGGCGCGGTTGCGCGAAGCCCTGCCGGCTGCGCGCGGCAATGTGGGCAAGGCGGTCAAACCGCTGCAGGAGTCGCTCGGAACCCGCAGCCAGGGCGGGGGACAGCTCGAAGCCATCTATTTCGATGTCTGCGCACAGGCGTATCAGAAGGTTGTCTTCGAGGTGTTGCGGGGCATGGAGTTTCTCTACACCAAGGCCAAAAGCGAATCGGCGGCGCTCGATTTCGAGGACCTGCAACTGCGGGCGCGTAAGCTGCTGGAGTCTGCCGACATCCGACGGCGCGTCCAGGAACGCTACCGGCACTTTCTGGTGGATGAGTTTCAGGACACGAATCACCTCCAGCGGAGCATCATTGATGCTCTTGGTCTCGATACCCTTGCCAACACCTGCACCCGGGGCAACCGGACGTTTTTCTTCGTCGGCGACCGCAAGCAATCCATCTATGCCTTTCGCGGGGCAGAAGTCGAGGTCTTCGATGAAACCATTGATTCGGTGACGGCAAAAGGGGGGCAGCATCTCCGGCTGGAGGTCAACTTTCGCAGCGACCCGCGCCTGGTGGATTTTTTCAACGCTGTGTTCAGCCGCATCATGGCCGCGCCGGAAGGAAGCCAGCCGGCCGAACTGCGGCAGAGCGGATTCGTGGCGCACGAGCCGGGCGTGGCCTTTCGCGCGGCGCTCAACACAGGGCAGCCAGCGGTAGTCTTTCTCTACACGGAAATGCCCAAGGGCGATGAGAATCCGTCGCCTTACGACGAATCGCTGCGCGACGTTGAGGCCGAACGGCTGGCCAGGTACGTATGGGAGCTGGTGGAGCAGCAAATCCCGCTGGTCAATACCGCGCAGGGGACGCCCCGGCCGCCGACCTACCGCGACATTGCCTTCCTGTTTGGGGCGCTGACGGATGTCAAGACCTACGAACGCGCGCTGCGGCGGGCCGGTGTGCCGTGCTATGTCGTCGCCGGGCACGGCTTCTACGGACGCCCGGAGGTCTCTGACCTGCTGAACCTGCTGGCGTTTCTCGACAATCGTGCCGATGACATTGCCCTGGCCGGCATCCTGCGCTCGCCGCTGTTCGGGCTGTCGGATGAAACCCTGCTGTGGCTGCGGTGGACGGCTGCCAATGCGTCCGACCAGTGGGTTTCGCTGTACAGCCAACTGCGCCGCGAAGCCGAACAGAAACAGGCCGCACTTGCCAGTGAGCAGCGCGCGCTGCTGGAAGAGGCTGTCGAAATTCTGGAAGAGCTGCTGGCCGTACGGAACCGCCTGCCGCTGCCTGACCTCATCGAGCAGGCCATTCGCCGGACAGGCTATGACATCGTGTGCGCCGGAGCCGAAGACGGCCCACAGCGGTTGTCCAATCTCGACAAGCTGGTGGCGCTGGCCCGGGGCTTTGCCAGCCGCGAGACGCATCTGCTGCGGGATTTCGTTGCCTACATCCGCGAGTTTCGCCGCCTCGATGCCCGCGAAGCCGAAGCCCAGCTTGAACTTGGTCTCGACGCCGTGGCGCTGCTGACGATTCACAAGTCCAAGGGGCTGGAGTTTCCGGTTGTCGTCCTGCCGGATTTGCAACGTCGCTGGCGGCAAAGCGCCGGGAAGTTCGTTTTCGAGCGGAACAGCGGCCTGGGCTTCGATGTGCCCGACATGCTGGGCCGGCGGCGGCCCACGGCGCTGAAAAGCATGGCGCTGGAAAGGATTGAGCGCCGGGAGCAGTTCGAGCGGATGCGCCAGCTTTACGTCGCCATGACGCGCGCCCAAGACGCCCTCATTCTCTCGGCCGCGGCGCGACCCAAAACCGGAAACGCGGAAGGCAGTTCCGTCCAGAGTTTTCTGGACTGGCTGAGTCCGTGGCTGCTGCCCAAAGAGGATGCCGGAAGTGCTGCGCCGGAAGCCGGTTCCGCCAGAACGGAAGTGCAACTCGACGCGGCCCGGATTCTCGTCCTGCGGGACAGCGCGCCGGTCGTGGCCGGGGATGCCGCCCCAATCCCTCACCCGGAACCATCCAGCCGGGAGGCGTTTGTCGTGCAGGCGGCAGCCGACGCCGGGCAGCGCGAATGGGCGCGCCGGGAACTCATCCGGCAACTCGAAGACCAACTGGAAACGGTTGAGCCTGACCCAGAAGCCATGGTGGGGCGGTACCACTACTCGGTGGCCCAGTTGAACAGCTTTGCCCACTGCCCCCGCCAATACTACTTTGCGCGCTTTCTCGACCCGCTGGAAGACGAGGCCGGGCCGGAGCGCCGGCCCGTCGAAGATACCGAACGCCCGGAGGGGCAGGCGCGGCTTTCGCCGGCCATACGTGGTCTCATCGTTCACAGGCTGTGCGAGGATCTGCAACCCGAAGATACCGATAACCGGGCGCTGCGGGCGGCCCTGCAACGCGCCGTGGCGTCGCTGCGGGCGGAGGGACGGCTGGAAGGTGTGATGCTTGATGACGAGGCCATCCTGGACGACGTGTGGTGGCTGGCAAAGCGATATGCCGAAAGCGACTTTCGGAAGGAAATTGATGCGGTACAGCGTCAGGCGCGGGAGCCGTCCAGCGGCTGCGAAGTCTGGAGTGAGCGCGTCTTCACCATCCGGTGCGGTGCAGCATTGGTCACGGGAGCCATGGACAAGGTGCTGATTATGCCCCATTCCGGCGGGCAGGGGGTGACGGCGCACATAGTGGACTTCAAAACCAATGCCTTTGCGACCCGGCCCGGAGAGCCGGGCTTCGAGGCGGAAAAGGCCGAAAAGGTCGCCTGGTACCGCTTGCAGTTGCAAATCTACGCCCTGGCGCTGCGGGAACTGACGCCCAAGGTGAAGGAAGTACGCGCCACGCTGCACTTTCTGGCCCCGGATGAGAAGTTTGAGCTGCCAGCCAATCAGGCCGGAAAGGAAGCCGCTGCCCACGCCGTCAACAAGGTCATCAACGAGCTGGTGGCGATTCGGACGTTTGCCGAAACCGACTTCGAGGCCAAACCCGGCGCGCGGTGTCAGCTTTGCCGCTATGCCAATGTTTGTGCCGATGCCATCCGCTAA
- a CDS encoding FAD-dependent thymidylate synthase, with amino-acid sequence MSVALPSPSFRSAPPLVSLTKAFPTPFKNVIATARTCYSARGIVRDEDIQTGFEPLAQSIYEAGHHTTYQHAHFQFALANVSRQFIWSFLHAHPFYNSEQVSQRYVPVKPGTYFIPALSGEALAVYEAAVARQFDAYRTLTERLQPVVAAEYRKLFSKHDPQHPKVRRKIEKRAMEVARYVLPVATFAYLYHTVSGITLLRYWRLCEQYDAPEETRAVVGAMVAALLAHDPLYQTVLEEPLPLEATLEFDFAGWGTSDGQRQVFRQEFDASLGGRISRLVDWKPQNETLLAATVREVLGLPAAALSDDDAVALVLDPARNRLLGEKLNLTTHAKLTRALAHPHYTFRKKLSHTADSQDQRHRLTPGSRPLLVGHLDAEPDYETPALIRLDEQLGRFYRETMARTWEAIGRLKALGVAASDAAYLLPNAVSIRFTESSDLLNLHHKHRMRLCYLAQEEIWRASVEEAQQIREINPRIGRWLLPPCGQRAAAGVRPICPEGERFCGVRVWKLDLADYQRTF; translated from the coding sequence ATGTCCGTTGCCCTTCCGTCGCCTTCGTTTCGTTCCGCGCCGCCGCTGGTCAGCCTGACCAAAGCCTTTCCGACGCCTTTCAAAAACGTCATTGCCACGGCGCGAACGTGCTATTCGGCGCGCGGCATCGTCCGCGACGAAGACATCCAGACCGGATTTGAGCCACTGGCGCAGAGCATCTACGAAGCCGGACACCACACGACCTACCAGCACGCCCACTTCCAGTTTGCCCTGGCGAACGTGTCGCGGCAGTTCATCTGGAGCTTTCTGCACGCCCACCCGTTTTACAACTCCGAGCAGGTCAGCCAGCGGTACGTGCCGGTCAAACCGGGGACGTACTTCATTCCCGCGCTGTCTGGCGAGGCGCTGGCGGTGTATGAAGCGGCTGTTGCGCGCCAGTTCGACGCCTACCGGACGCTGACCGAACGCTTGCAGCCGGTCGTCGCGGCCGAGTACCGCAAGCTGTTTTCCAAACACGACCCGCAGCACCCCAAAGTACGCCGCAAAATCGAGAAGCGCGCCATGGAGGTCGCGCGGTACGTCCTGCCCGTGGCCACCTTTGCCTACCTGTACCACACGGTTTCGGGCATCACGCTGCTGCGCTACTGGCGGCTGTGCGAGCAGTACGACGCACCTGAAGAAACGCGCGCCGTGGTAGGTGCGATGGTGGCGGCGCTGCTGGCGCACGATCCGCTCTACCAGACGGTGCTGGAAGAACCCCTGCCGCTGGAAGCCACGCTGGAGTTCGACTTTGCCGGGTGGGGAACCTCTGACGGGCAGCGGCAGGTCTTCCGGCAGGAATTCGATGCGAGCCTGGGCGGGCGGATTTCGCGCCTTGTGGATTGGAAGCCGCAGAATGAAACCCTGCTGGCGGCGACTGTCCGGGAAGTTCTGGGACTGCCGGCGGCGGCGCTGTCCGACGATGACGCCGTGGCGCTCGTGCTTGATCCGGCGCGCAACCGGCTGCTGGGTGAAAAACTCAACCTGACAACGCACGCGAAGCTGACGCGGGCGCTGGCGCATCCGCACTACACCTTCCGCAAGAAACTGAGCCACACGGCGGATTCACAGGACCAACGCCACCGGCTGACGCCCGGCTCGCGCCCCCTGCTGGTCGGACATCTCGACGCCGAGCCGGATTACGAAACCCCGGCGCTCATTCGTCTCGACGAACAACTGGGACGGTTTTACCGCGAAACCATGGCGCGGACGTGGGAAGCCATCGGACGGCTGAAGGCGCTGGGCGTGGCGGCCAGCGATGCGGCCTATCTGCTCCCCAATGCTGTCTCGATCCGCTTCACGGAGTCGTCCGACCTGCTCAATCTGCACCACAAGCACCGCATGCGGTTGTGTTACCTGGCGCAGGAAGAGATCTGGCGGGCATCGGTCGAAGAAGCCCAGCAGATTCGGGAGATCAACCCCCGGATTGGGCGCTGGCTGCTTCCGCCCTGTGGTCAGCGCGCCGCAGCCGGAGTGCGTCCGATTTGCCCGGAGGGCGAGCGGTTTTGCGGCGTCCGCGTGTGGAAGCTCGACCTCGCGGATTACCAGCGTACGTTTTAG